The following coding sequences lie in one Vitis vinifera cultivar Pinot Noir 40024 chromosome 19, ASM3070453v1 genomic window:
- the LOC100246744 gene encoding aspartic proteinase NANA, chloroplast: MYRMNWRSISFQLFVLLLPIIHGLASVYAAVLSQEYNSDTMRLELIHRHSPQVMGRPKTQLQRLKELVHSDSVRQLMILHKLRGGQIPRRKAKEVLSSSSGRGSDDAIEVPMHPAADYGIGQYSVAFKVGTPSQKFMLVADTGSDLTWMSCKYHCRSRNCSNRKARRIRHKRVFHANLSSSFKTIPCLTDMCKIELMDLFSLTNCPTPLTPCGYDYRYSDGSTALGFFANETVTVELKEGRKMKLHNVLIGCSESFQGQSFQAADGVMGLGYSKYSFAIKAAEKFGGKFSYCLVDHLSHKNVSNYLTFGSSRSKEALLNNMTYTELVLGMVNSFYAVNMMGISIGGAMLKIPSEVWDVKGAGGTILDSGSSLTFLTEPAYQPVMAALRVSLLKFRKVEMDIGPLEYCFNSTGFEESLVPRLVFHFADGAEFEPPVKSYVISAADGVRCLGFVSVAWPGTSVVGNIMQQNHLWEFDLGLKKLGFAPSSCT, translated from the exons ATGTATAGGATGAATTGGAGGTCTATTTCATTCCAACTCTTCGTCCTTCTACTTCCCATTATTCATGGGTTGGCTTCAGTTTATGCAGCGGTACTCTCTCAGGAGTACAATTCAGACACAATGAGGCTTGAATTAATACACAGGCACTCCCCTCAGGTCATGGGGAGGCCCAAAACTCAACTGCAGCGCCTTAAAGAGCTTGTTCACAGCGACAGTGTTCGCCAGCTTATGATTTTACATAAACTACGGGGCGGACAAATCCCGAGGAGAAAGGCTAAGGAAGTGTTGAGCAGCAGCAGCGGTAGAGGCAGCGATGATGCTATTGAAGTGCCTATGCACCCTGCTGCAGACTACGGTATCGGTCAGTACTCTGTGGCATTTAAAGTAGGAACCCCATCCCAGAAATTCATGCTGGTTGCTGATACTGGGAGTGACTTGACTTGGATGAGTTGCAAATACCATTGTAGGAGTCGCAATTGTTCCAACCGAAAAGCCAGGAGAATCCGTCATAAGAGGGTGTTTCATGCCAATCTCTCTTCTTCCTTCAAGACAATTCCATGCTTGACAGATATGTGTAAGATTGAGCTCATGGATCTCTTCTCTCTCACTAACTGCCCCACCCCCCTCACCCCCTGTGGCTATGATTACAGGTAC TCAGATGGGTCAACGGCATTAGGCTTCTTTGCCAATGAGACAGTAACAGTAGAGTTAAAAGAGGGTAGGAAGATGAAACTACATAATGTACTGATAGGGTGCAGTGAATCTTTCCAAGGCCAAAGCTTCCAAGCAGCTGATGGTGTCATGGGGTTAGGCTACAGCAAGTACTCCTTTGCAATAAAGGCTGCTGAAAAGTTTGGTGGCAAGTTCTCGTACTGCCTGGTTGATCACTTAAGCCACAAGAATGTTTCAAATTATCTCACCTTTGGCAGCAGTAGAAGCAAAGAAGCATTGTTAAACAACATGACATATACTGAACTCGTTTTAGGAATGGTTAATTCATTCTATGCTGTAAATATGATGGGCATCTCCATTGGTGGTGCCATGTTAAAAATCCCATCTGAAGTATGGGATGTAAAGGGGGCTGGTGGAACCATACTTGACTCAGGTTCCAGCCTAACATTCCTGACAGAGCCAGCATACCAGCCTGTCATGGCTGCATTGAGGGTGTCCTTGCTCAAGTTTAGAAAAGTGGAAATGGACATCGGACCATTAGAGTATTGCTTCAATTCCACAGGATTTGAGGAGTCCTTGGTGCCAAGATTAGTGTTCCATTTTGCAGATGGAGCTGAGTTTGAGCCACCAGTGAAGAGCTATGTCATCAGTGCGGCTGATGGAGTAAGGTGTCTGGGGTTCGTATCTGTAGCTTGGCCTGGGACCTCTGTGGTTGGCAACATTATGCAACAAAACCATTTGTGGGAGTTTGACTTAGGCCTAAAGAAGCTGGGTTTTGCTCCCTCCAGCTGCacctga
- the LOC100241619 gene encoding serine/threonine-protein kinase AGC1-7 isoform X2 has product MSCSSQEEARCEPKHMDPVAKSSANSTHSPPPQESKKERAVKSNAANATATATHDLASAHAPVDPASKTNANSSMNPPSAKTNDAKTSYLGPNNNRGMSTSTRSDSLESSTTPLRPHTGGDIRWDAINLANSRDSPLGLSHFRLLKRLGYGDIGSVYLVELRGTTAYFAMKVMDKASLASRNKLLRAQTEKEILGLLDHPFLPTLYSYFETDKFYCLVMEFCSGGNLHSLRQKQPNKHFSEEAARFYASEVLLALEYLHMLGIVYRDLKPENVLVRDEGHIMLSDFDLSLRCSVSPTLVKSSSGHSGSTVGGGGGGISSGAILDDEYAVQGCIQPSTFLPRILPTKKNRKSKSDFGLFVGGSLPELMAEPTNVRSMSFVGTHEYLAPEIIRGEGHGSAVDWWTFGIFLYELLHGTTPFKGQGNRATLFNVVGQPLRFPDTPTVSFMARDLIRGLLVKEPQKRIAYKRGATEIKQHPFFEGVNWALVRSAMPPHIPEPVDFGHFASKESGHAEKKNSDTGGDKHKNSPNDASYVDFEYF; this is encoded by the exons ATGAGTTGCAGTTCACAAGAAGAAGCACGATGCGAGCCCAAACATATGGATCCAGTTGCCAAGAGCAGTGCCAATTCAACCCACAGCCCCCCGCCTCAGGAATCCAAAAAGGAGCGAGCAGTCAAAAGTAACGCCGCCAATGCAACTGCAACTGCAACTCATGATTTGGCCTCTGCACATGCACCTGTGGATCCTGCTTCCAAAACTAATGCAAATTCGTCTATGAACCCACCATCTGCAAAGACAAATGATGCAAAGACTAGTTATCTTGGCCCCAACAATAACAGAGGGATGAGCACTAGCACCCGTAGTGACAGCTTAGAGAGCTCTACCACACCCTTGAGACCCCACACTGGTGGTGATATTCGATGGGATGCTATTAATTTGGCCAATTCTAGAGACTCCCCTCTTGGGCTTAGCCATTTTCGGCTGCTCAAGCGCCTTGGCTATGGTGACATTGGAAGTGTCTATCTTGTTGAACTCAGAGGAACCACTGCCTACTTTGCAATGAAAGTGATGGACAAAGCATCTCTTGCAAGTAGAAACAAGCTACTTCGGGCCCAGACAGAGAAGGAGATTCTTGGACTCCTTGACCACCCATTCTTGCCCACTCTGTATTCCTACTTTGAGACTGATAAATTCTATTGCTTGGTCATGGAGTTCTGCAGTGGAGGTAATCTACATTCTCTGCGGCAGAAACAACCCAACAAGCATTTTTCTGAAGAAGCTGCCCG GTTTTATGCATCAGAGGTATTGCTAGCACTTGAGTATCTGCACATGCTAGGCATCGTGTACAGGGATCTGAAGCCAGAAAATGTGCTAGTAAGAGATGAGGGTCATATCATGCTCTCTGACTTTGACCTCTCACTCCGCTGTTCTGTGAGTCCAACGCTAGTCAAGTCTTCATCCGGGCATTCAGGTAGCACAGTTGGTGGTGGTGGCGGAGGTATCAGCAGCGGAGCAATTCTGGATGATGAATATGCAGTGCAGGGGTGTATCCAGCCTTCTACTTTTCTCCCACGCATTCTACCAACTAAAAAAAACCGAAAATCTAAATCAGATTTTGGCCTCTTCGTTGGAGGGTCCCTTCCAGAACTAATGGCAGAGCCCACAAACGTGAGATCAATGTCATTTGTGGGAACCCATGAATACTTGGCCCCAGAGATCATAAGAGGAGAGGGGCATGGCAGTGCTGTGGACTGGTGGACATTTGGTATATTCTTGTACGAGCTGTTGCATGGAACAACTCCCTTCAAGGGCCAAGGCAATCGTGCCACTCTGTTTAATGTTGTAGGGCAGCCATTAAGATTTCCAGATACTCCAACAGTGAGTTTCATGGCTCGTGATCTTATAAGAGGGCTTTTGGTGAAGGAACCGCAGAAGCGAATTGCATACAAAAGGGGTGCCACAGAAATAAAACAACACCCATTCTTTGAAGGAGTGAACTGGGCCCTAGTGAGGAGCGCCATGCCTCCCCACATACCCGAACCAGTAGACTTTGGGCACTTTGCTAGTAAAGAGTCGGGCCATGCTGAGAAGAAGAATTCAGATACTGGGGGTGATAAACACAAGAATAGTCCGAATGATGCTTCTTATGTTGATTTCGAGTACTTTTAG
- the LOC100243260 gene encoding isocitrate dehydrogenase [NADP], with the protein MALEKIKVDNPIVEMDGDEMTRVFWKSIKDKLILPFLELDIKYFDLGLPNREATRDQVTVDSAHATLKYNVAIKCATITPDEARVKEFNLKQMWKSPNGTIRNILNGTVFREPIICKNVPRLIPGWSKPICIGRHAYGDQYRATDAVIEGSGKLKMVFVPDGPNEIKELEVYQFTGAGGVALSMYNTDESIRAFAEASMNMAYQKRWPLYLSTKNTILKKYDGRFKDIFQEVYEAQWKSKFEAVGIWYEHRLIDDMVAYALKSDGGYVWACKNYDGDVQSDFLAQGFGSLGLMTSVLVCPDGKTIEAEAAHGTVTRHYRVHQKGGETSTNSIASIFAWSRGLAHRAKLDGNARLLDFTEKLEAACIATVESGKMTKDLALLIHGPKVTRAQYLNTEEFIEAVAEELRARLPKRSKF; encoded by the exons ATGGCTTTGGAGAAGATCAAGGTGGACAACCCCATCGTTGAGATGGATG GTGATGAAATGACTCGGGTTTTCTGGAAATCAATCAAGGATAAG CTTATTCTCCCCTTTCTAGAGTTGGATATCAAATACTTTGATCTTGGCCTACCCAACCGTGAGGCCACTCGTGATCAAGTTACGGTTGATAGTGCTCATGCCACTCTTAA GTATAATGTGGCGATTAAGTGTGCAACTATAACTCCAG ATGAAGCCCGTGTTAAGGAGTTCAACTTGAAACAGATGTGGAAGAGTCCAAATGGGACTATTAGGAACATTTTAAATG GTACTGTTTTCAGAGAACCAATTATCTGCAAGAATGTTCCTCGCCTCATCCCAG GTTGGTCCAAGCCAATATGCATTGGAAGGCATGCTTATGGGGATCAATATCGAGCAACTGATGCCGTTATTGAAGGATCCGGAAAACTGAAAATGGTGTTtg TGCCTGATGGACCAAATGAGATAAAAGAATTGGAGGTTTACCAATTTACTGGTGCTGGAGGAGTTGCTTTGTCAATGTATAATACTGATGAG TCCATCCGCGCTTTTGCTGAGGCTTCAATGAACATGGCTTACCAGAAAAGGTGGCCACTTTatctttcaacaaaaaatacCATTCTTAAGAAATATGATGGCAG ATTTAAAGACATATTCCAAGAGGTTTATGAAGCTCAATGGAAATCCAAGTTTGAAGCTGTGGGGATATG GTATGAGCATCGTCTCATTGATGATATGGTTGCTTATGCCCTTAAAAGTGATGGCGGCTATGTATGGGCCTGCAAAAATTATGATGGAGATGTCCAGAGTGATTTCCTAGCCCAAG GATTTGGATCTCTTGGGTTGATGACTTCAGTACTG GTGTGCCCAGATGGAAAGACTATTGAAGCTGAAGCAGCACATGGCACAGTTACCCGCCATTACAGGGTTCATCAGAAAGGAGGTGAAACCAGCACAAACAGCATAGCCTCTATCTTTGCCTGGTCAAGGGGTCTTGCACACAG GGCAAAGTTGGATGGGAATGCTAGGCTATTGGATTTTACTGAGAAACTGGAAGCAGCCTGTATTGCAACTGTAGAATCAGGGAAGATGACTAAGGATCTTGCACTTCTTATTCACGGGCCTAA GGTTACTAGGGCTCAGTATCTGAACACTGAAGAGTTCATAGAAGCTGTGGCTGAGGAACTGAGAGCAAGGCTGCCTAAAAGATCGAAGTTTTGA
- the LOC100253502 gene encoding mediator of RNA polymerase II transcription subunit 22a, with the protein MNKGGGAGGGPTAAAAAAAAQKQKTLLQRVETDIANVVDHFTFLVNVARVNDPPVRNSQEAFMMEMRAARMVQAADSLLKLVSELKQTAIFSGFASLNDHVDQREAEFNQQAEKTDHLLARIGEEAAASLKELESHYYSSAQRTSEPPQP; encoded by the exons ATGAACAAAGGCGGAGGCGCCGGTGGAGGGCCAACAGCAGCGGCGGCAGCGGCGGCGGCTCAGAAACAGAAAACTTTGTTGCAGAGAGTTGAAACTGACATCGCTAATGTGGTTGATCACTTCACTTTCTTAGTTAACGTTGCTCGG GTGAATGACCCGCCAGTCAGAAATTCACAGGAGGCTTTCATGATGGAGATGCGTGCAGCCAGAATG GTTCAAGCAGCTGACTCACTACTGAAGTTGGTGTCAGAGCTGAAGCAGACTGCAATCTTTTCAGGATTTGCATCTCTTAATGACCATGTAGATCAAAGAGAGGCTGAGTTTAACCAACAGGCAGAAAAAACTGACCACTTGTTAGCTAGAATTGGAGAGGAGGCAGCTGCTAGCCTCAAGGAGCTTGaatctcattattattcttCTGCACAGAGGACAAGCGAACCCCCACAGCCATGA
- the LOC104877790 gene encoding peroxynitrite isomerase Rv2717c — MDANNSARPPPPPVHPAIQPLSYLLGTWRGQGEGGFPTINSFSYGEELLFSHSGKPVIAYSQRTWKLSSGEPMHAESGYWRPKPDGTIEVVIAQSTGLVEVQKGTYNAEEKLVKLQSELVGNASKVTEISRVFELVNGELSYVVQMATNLNSLQPHLKALLKKI, encoded by the exons ATGGATGCCAACAACAGTGCCAGGCCCCCACCTCCCCCGGTACACCCTGCAATACAGCCCCTTTCCTACCTGCTGGGAACATGGAGAGGCCAAGGCGAGGGTGGTTTCCCCACCATCAACTCCTTCTCCTACGGCGAGGAGCTCCTCTTCTCTCATTCGGGCAAG CCGGTGATTGCGTATAGCCAGAGGACTTGGAAATTGAGCTCCGGCGAGCCTATGCACGCCGAGAGCGGCTATTGGCGGCCTAAACCCGACGGTACCATCGAAGTTGTCATCGCTCAAAGCACTGGTCTTGTTGAAGTTCAG AAAGGGACATATAATGCTGAAGAGAAACTGGTGAAGCTTCAGAGTGAACTTGTGGGAAATGCCTCCAAG GTGACGGAGATAAGTCGTGTTTTTGAGTTGGTTAATGGAGAATTGTCATACGTGGTTCAGATGGCTACCAACCTTAATAGTCTTCAACCCCATCTGAAAGCTTTGCTCAAGAAGATCTGA
- the LOC100241619 gene encoding serine/threonine-protein kinase AGC1-7 isoform X1 yields the protein MSLKPTKGLDSSEMSCSSQEEARCEPKHMDPVAKSSANSTHSPPPQESKKERAVKSNAANATATATHDLASAHAPVDPASKTNANSSMNPPSAKTNDAKTSYLGPNNNRGMSTSTRSDSLESSTTPLRPHTGGDIRWDAINLANSRDSPLGLSHFRLLKRLGYGDIGSVYLVELRGTTAYFAMKVMDKASLASRNKLLRAQTEKEILGLLDHPFLPTLYSYFETDKFYCLVMEFCSGGNLHSLRQKQPNKHFSEEAARFYASEVLLALEYLHMLGIVYRDLKPENVLVRDEGHIMLSDFDLSLRCSVSPTLVKSSSGHSGSTVGGGGGGISSGAILDDEYAVQGCIQPSTFLPRILPTKKNRKSKSDFGLFVGGSLPELMAEPTNVRSMSFVGTHEYLAPEIIRGEGHGSAVDWWTFGIFLYELLHGTTPFKGQGNRATLFNVVGQPLRFPDTPTVSFMARDLIRGLLVKEPQKRIAYKRGATEIKQHPFFEGVNWALVRSAMPPHIPEPVDFGHFASKESGHAEKKNSDTGGDKHKNSPNDASYVDFEYF from the exons ATGTCTTTGAAGCCTACGAAAGGGCTTGACTCATCTGAG ATGAGTTGCAGTTCACAAGAAGAAGCACGATGCGAGCCCAAACATATGGATCCAGTTGCCAAGAGCAGTGCCAATTCAACCCACAGCCCCCCGCCTCAGGAATCCAAAAAGGAGCGAGCAGTCAAAAGTAACGCCGCCAATGCAACTGCAACTGCAACTCATGATTTGGCCTCTGCACATGCACCTGTGGATCCTGCTTCCAAAACTAATGCAAATTCGTCTATGAACCCACCATCTGCAAAGACAAATGATGCAAAGACTAGTTATCTTGGCCCCAACAATAACAGAGGGATGAGCACTAGCACCCGTAGTGACAGCTTAGAGAGCTCTACCACACCCTTGAGACCCCACACTGGTGGTGATATTCGATGGGATGCTATTAATTTGGCCAATTCTAGAGACTCCCCTCTTGGGCTTAGCCATTTTCGGCTGCTCAAGCGCCTTGGCTATGGTGACATTGGAAGTGTCTATCTTGTTGAACTCAGAGGAACCACTGCCTACTTTGCAATGAAAGTGATGGACAAAGCATCTCTTGCAAGTAGAAACAAGCTACTTCGGGCCCAGACAGAGAAGGAGATTCTTGGACTCCTTGACCACCCATTCTTGCCCACTCTGTATTCCTACTTTGAGACTGATAAATTCTATTGCTTGGTCATGGAGTTCTGCAGTGGAGGTAATCTACATTCTCTGCGGCAGAAACAACCCAACAAGCATTTTTCTGAAGAAGCTGCCCG GTTTTATGCATCAGAGGTATTGCTAGCACTTGAGTATCTGCACATGCTAGGCATCGTGTACAGGGATCTGAAGCCAGAAAATGTGCTAGTAAGAGATGAGGGTCATATCATGCTCTCTGACTTTGACCTCTCACTCCGCTGTTCTGTGAGTCCAACGCTAGTCAAGTCTTCATCCGGGCATTCAGGTAGCACAGTTGGTGGTGGTGGCGGAGGTATCAGCAGCGGAGCAATTCTGGATGATGAATATGCAGTGCAGGGGTGTATCCAGCCTTCTACTTTTCTCCCACGCATTCTACCAACTAAAAAAAACCGAAAATCTAAATCAGATTTTGGCCTCTTCGTTGGAGGGTCCCTTCCAGAACTAATGGCAGAGCCCACAAACGTGAGATCAATGTCATTTGTGGGAACCCATGAATACTTGGCCCCAGAGATCATAAGAGGAGAGGGGCATGGCAGTGCTGTGGACTGGTGGACATTTGGTATATTCTTGTACGAGCTGTTGCATGGAACAACTCCCTTCAAGGGCCAAGGCAATCGTGCCACTCTGTTTAATGTTGTAGGGCAGCCATTAAGATTTCCAGATACTCCAACAGTGAGTTTCATGGCTCGTGATCTTATAAGAGGGCTTTTGGTGAAGGAACCGCAGAAGCGAATTGCATACAAAAGGGGTGCCACAGAAATAAAACAACACCCATTCTTTGAAGGAGTGAACTGGGCCCTAGTGAGGAGCGCCATGCCTCCCCACATACCCGAACCAGTAGACTTTGGGCACTTTGCTAGTAAAGAGTCGGGCCATGCTGAGAAGAAGAATTCAGATACTGGGGGTGATAAACACAAGAATAGTCCGAATGATGCTTCTTATGTTGATTTCGAGTACTTTTAG